One window of the Niallia circulans genome contains the following:
- a CDS encoding aldo/keto reductase encodes MDYVKLGSTGLEVSRLCLGCMSYGEPDRGGHAWTLTENDSRPFIKKALELGINFFDTANVYSDGSSEEIVGRALRDFANRDEVVLATKVHGRMRPGANGAGLSRKAIMSEIDNSLKRLGTDYVDLYQIHRWDYETPIEETMEALHDVVKAGKARYIGASSMFAWQFLKANHVAEKNGWTRFVSMQNYLNLLYREEEREMLPLCKEEGIGVIPWSPMARGRLTRDWEDTSTRKETDAFARTLYSQTEVADRQVVERVKAIAEKRGVPRAQVALAWVLQKEPVTAPIIGATKLHHLEDAVAALSLQLSHEEIASLEEPYVPHPVLGFK; translated from the coding sequence ATGGATTATGTTAAATTAGGATCTACTGGTTTAGAAGTCTCTCGTCTTTGTCTTGGTTGTATGAGTTATGGAGAACCCGATCGTGGCGGACATGCATGGACATTAACAGAAAATGATAGTCGTCCCTTTATCAAAAAAGCATTGGAGCTTGGCATTAACTTTTTTGATACTGCTAACGTCTACTCTGATGGATCAAGTGAAGAGATAGTAGGACGGGCATTGCGTGATTTTGCCAATCGTGATGAAGTTGTTCTTGCTACAAAGGTACATGGAAGAATGCGTCCAGGTGCTAATGGAGCTGGTCTTTCCCGCAAAGCAATTATGAGTGAAATTGATAATAGTTTAAAAAGGCTTGGCACCGACTATGTTGACCTCTACCAAATACATAGATGGGATTATGAAACACCTATTGAAGAAACAATGGAAGCATTACATGATGTTGTCAAAGCTGGCAAAGCCCGCTACATTGGTGCATCCTCCATGTTTGCATGGCAATTTTTAAAAGCAAATCATGTAGCAGAGAAAAATGGCTGGACTCGTTTTGTTTCCATGCAAAATTACTTAAATCTGCTCTACCGAGAAGAAGAACGAGAAATGCTGCCCCTCTGTAAAGAAGAAGGTATTGGAGTTATCCCTTGGAGCCCGATGGCACGCGGCCGCTTAACTAGAGATTGGGAAGACACAAGTACGCGTAAAGAAACGGATGCCTTTGCAAGAACATTATACTCCCAAACAGAAGTAGCAGACCGTCAAGTAGTCGAGCGAGTGAAAGCAATAGCAGAAAAACGCGGTGTGCCTCGTGCCCAAGTTGCCCTTGCATGGGTTTTACAAAAAGAGCCTGTTACTGCTCCAATTATTGGTGCAACGAAACTGCATCATCTAGAAGATGCGGTTGCTGCACTTTCTTTACAATTGTCACACGAAGAAATCGCTAGCTTAGAAGAACCATATGTCCCACATCCAGTTCTAGGGTTCAAATAA
- a CDS encoding ROK family protein gives MLKEFLLDTSEKNNIKKQIYKYIHLHKRASKNEMLQVFHLPQTTLTRIIYELHDKGYIYNDGKGEPTGGRPPTYYAVLPDAAYVIGIDISRTHVTCILTNIAFEELGKIQTKLETTDTPDRLVPKLISDLRKLLEMHKIEEEYLLGIGIGSVGPLDREKGIILNPDSFAASAWNNVRIVDILKQEFPVPITLNNGANTAAYAEYYLNSLLDDSILYCINGYGVRTGFLERGIIGNNHEGDSSAAGHIVIDINGRQCICGKKGCLATYTTYEALLEKIMEKKEVSFPKKEINAFEYIIEAIEKNDPLVKELVLESAYYYGIGISNMVNILHPTKVFLHGKLIYQYPSYYQEVVKTIKNNVYQKDTIIIQKSTIGEKSVALGGAIELYNTYFNMHN, from the coding sequence ATGTTAAAGGAATTTTTATTAGATACTTCCGAGAAAAATAATATCAAAAAACAAATTTATAAATACATTCATTTACATAAAAGAGCCTCTAAGAACGAGATGTTACAAGTATTTCATTTACCTCAAACAACTTTAACAAGAATTATCTATGAATTACATGATAAAGGATATATATACAATGATGGAAAAGGAGAACCAACAGGAGGAAGGCCACCTACCTATTATGCGGTTCTGCCAGATGCTGCATATGTGATTGGGATTGATATATCTAGGACACATGTAACTTGTATTCTTACTAATATTGCCTTTGAAGAATTAGGAAAGATACAAACAAAGCTTGAGACTACAGATACACCAGATAGATTAGTTCCTAAATTGATTTCGGATTTAAGGAAGTTATTAGAGATGCATAAGATTGAGGAAGAGTACTTACTCGGAATAGGGATAGGTTCTGTTGGCCCGCTGGATAGGGAAAAAGGAATTATTCTTAATCCTGATAGTTTTGCAGCTAGTGCATGGAATAATGTACGAATTGTAGATATTCTAAAACAGGAATTTCCTGTGCCAATCACTTTAAACAATGGTGCAAATACAGCAGCATATGCAGAATACTACTTAAACAGTTTGTTAGATGATTCTATTTTGTATTGTATCAATGGATATGGTGTTCGAACTGGATTTTTAGAAAGAGGAATAATCGGCAATAATCATGAAGGTGATTCGAGTGCAGCTGGGCATATCGTTATTGATATTAATGGAAGACAATGTATTTGTGGAAAAAAAGGATGCTTAGCCACTTATACAACCTATGAAGCACTATTGGAAAAAATAATGGAGAAAAAGGAAGTTTCTTTTCCAAAAAAGGAAATCAATGCTTTTGAATATATTATAGAAGCAATAGAAAAGAATGATCCATTAGTAAAAGAGTTAGTTTTAGAATCAGCCTATTACTATGGTATTGGGATAAGTAATATGGTTAATATATTGCATCCTACAAAAGTGTTTTTGCATGGAAAATTAATATATCAATATCCTTCTTATTATCAAGAAGTAGTAAAAACGATTAAAAATAATGTATATCAAAAAGATACTATTATTATTCAAAAAAGCACTATAGGAGAAAAATCCGTTGCTTTAGGCGGTGCAATCGAGCTTTATAATACTTATTTTAATATGCATAACTAA
- a CDS encoding MurR/RpiR family transcriptional regulator, which produces MKLESLINERYNSFSDGEMEIAKYILQNKEIIHTLSINQLANNSLSSKSSVLRFAQKLGFSGFTELKNFMKWGNFFSDNPVVNSSLGEQIVNSVTTTIEHLKNMNMDEMFQAIDSSEHIYIIGTGWAQQNQASELQRMFLGVGKEMQVLPFGHTSLYQVMIERMCDKDLLIVFSGSGNNPILKEALTTPILKNVKIVGITANSNNWLANHSTFNIYAYIDSPTSMKNIYSLYSPIHAIIEMLVYSYAEYLNRKT; this is translated from the coding sequence ATGAAACTCGAAAGTTTGATAAATGAACGATATAATTCTTTTAGCGACGGAGAAATGGAAATAGCAAAATATATCTTACAAAATAAAGAAATCATCCATACGTTAAGCATTAACCAGCTTGCAAATAACAGTTTGTCATCTAAATCATCGGTCCTGCGATTTGCTCAAAAGCTAGGTTTTTCCGGATTTACCGAGCTGAAAAATTTCATGAAATGGGGGAATTTTTTTTCAGATAATCCTGTTGTTAATAGTAGTCTAGGCGAACAAATCGTAAATAGTGTTACTACTACAATTGAACATTTAAAAAATATGAATATGGACGAAATGTTTCAAGCAATTGATAGCAGTGAACATATTTATATTATTGGCACAGGCTGGGCACAACAGAACCAAGCCTCTGAATTACAAAGAATGTTCTTAGGTGTGGGGAAAGAGATGCAGGTGCTTCCTTTTGGGCATACAAGCCTTTATCAAGTAATGATCGAAAGAATGTGTGATAAAGACTTACTTATAGTCTTTTCCGGATCGGGCAATAATCCGATTCTAAAGGAAGCATTGACTACCCCTATTCTAAAGAATGTCAAAATAGTTGGGATTACTGCCAACTCCAATAATTGGTTAGCCAATCATTCGACATTTAATATTTATGCCTATATAGATTCACCAACAAGTATGAAAAATATTTATTCTTTATATAGTCCAATTCATGCCATTATTGAAATGTTAGTCTATAGTTATGCCGAATACCTGAATAGAAAAACATAA
- a CDS encoding 6-phospho-beta-glucosidase has product MSLPKDFLWGGAIAANQAEGAYQEGGKGRALVDILPAGKERWEALYNPKKALETKYDYYPSHRAINFYHTYKEDIKLFAEMGFKVFRTSISWPRIFPNGDELEPNQEGLKFYDDLFSECHKYGMEPLVTINHFDTPLYLVEKYGGWRNRKLIEYYERYAKVVFERYKDKVRYWLTFNEINMLLHIPFFGGGLIIDDDENADQIKFQAAHHQLVASSLATKAAREINGSNFKIGCMLAAGEIYPYSCHPHDLLKSVKENQKQYFFIDVQSRGAYPSYTKRMFRELGVNLQMEADDERLLKEYTVDFISFSYYSSRLTSADPAINAGNKSGNAFGSLRNPYLEVSEWGWQIDPIGLRVTMNNLYDRYQKPLFIVENGLGAVDKLENETIEDDYRIDYMREHLKQMMEAVDDGVDLLGYTSWGCIDLVSAGSGEMKKRYGFIYVDLDNEGNGTGKRYKKKSFDWYKKVIETNGEEL; this is encoded by the coding sequence ATGAGTTTACCAAAGGACTTTTTATGGGGTGGAGCCATTGCCGCTAACCAGGCTGAAGGTGCTTATCAAGAAGGCGGAAAAGGACGAGCGTTAGTAGATATTTTGCCTGCAGGAAAAGAACGCTGGGAGGCATTATATAATCCTAAAAAAGCTTTAGAAACAAAATATGACTATTATCCAAGTCATAGGGCAATTAATTTCTATCATACGTATAAAGAGGATATAAAGTTATTTGCTGAAATGGGATTTAAAGTCTTTCGCACATCTATTTCCTGGCCGCGGATTTTTCCAAATGGGGATGAACTGGAGCCCAATCAGGAAGGACTTAAATTTTACGATGATCTCTTTTCTGAATGCCATAAGTATGGAATGGAACCACTTGTTACAATAAACCATTTTGATACACCGCTATATTTGGTTGAAAAGTATGGTGGCTGGAGAAACCGTAAACTCATTGAATATTATGAACGATATGCAAAGGTAGTTTTCGAGCGTTATAAAGATAAAGTGAGATATTGGTTAACATTTAATGAGATTAATATGCTTCTTCATATTCCGTTTTTTGGTGGAGGATTAATAATCGATGATGATGAAAATGCTGATCAAATAAAATTTCAAGCAGCACATCACCAGCTTGTTGCCTCCAGTTTGGCAACGAAAGCAGCAAGAGAAATAAATGGCAGCAATTTTAAGATTGGATGCATGTTAGCTGCTGGTGAAATTTATCCATACTCTTGTCATCCTCATGATCTATTGAAATCAGTGAAAGAAAATCAAAAACAATATTTCTTTATTGATGTTCAGTCACGCGGTGCTTATCCGTCTTATACTAAACGGATGTTTCGTGAATTAGGTGTGAATTTGCAGATGGAAGCAGATGATGAGCGATTACTGAAAGAATATACAGTTGATTTTATTTCGTTTTCTTATTATTCGTCGCGCTTAACGAGTGCAGATCCTGCTATCAATGCAGGTAATAAATCTGGTAATGCGTTTGGTTCCCTACGAAATCCGTATCTTGAAGTATCTGAGTGGGGATGGCAAATTGATCCAATCGGGTTACGAGTAACGATGAATAACTTGTATGATCGTTATCAGAAGCCACTATTCATTGTAGAAAATGGATTAGGTGCGGTAGATAAACTGGAGAATGAAACGATTGAAGATGACTACCGAATTGATTATATGAGAGAACATCTTAAACAAATGATGGAAGCGGTTGATGACGGAGTAGACTTGTTAGGCTACACCTCTTGGGGATGTATAGATCTTGTTAGTGCAGGATCTGGTGAAATGAAAAAACGCTATGGTTTCATTTATGTAGATCTAGATAACGAAGGAAATGGGACAGGCAAACGATATAAGAAAAAGTCATTTGATTGGTATAAAAAAGTAATTGAGACAAATGGGGAAGAATTGTAA
- a CDS encoding beta-glucoside-specific PTS transporter subunit IIABC codes for MKYEQLAKDIIKNVGGRENVNSVVHCVTRLRFKLKDESKANTDILKNMEDVITVMKSGGQYQVVIGNHVPEVYKAVVEVGNFQSNSSLVEEDSGEKQGLFNKFIDLISGIFAPTLGVLAATGMIKGVNALFVALGWYANTSGTYHILNAVGDSLFYFFPIFLGYTAMKKFGGNPFIGMAIGAALVYPTLSGLTAGDPLYTLFAGTLFESPIHITFLGIPVILMSYSSSVIPIIIATYVGSKLEKWFAQVIPAVVKTFLVPFLTLLISVPLTFIFIGPIATWLGKLLGELTLWVYDLSPIITGIVVGGLWQVFVMFGLHWGLIPIAYNNIAVHGSDYILAFNSATSLATAGVVLGVLVRTKQKKYKTLSIPAFISAIFGVSEPAIYGITLPLKRPFIITLITSAIGGCIMGIMGTKAYTMGGLGIFGLPTKINPTDGFDMGFWGAVLAMTSNLIVGFILTYLFGIDKNKEKEELAKQEQAAKEKESPNNPQGTASNEEIYSPLKGEVRMLADVEDAAFSSGTLGKGVAINPAEGKLISPVGGTVTALFPTKHAIGITTDAGAEILIHIGMDTVQLGGNYFTAYVKDGDRVEKGQLLIEFDMDKIQESGYSLITPVVVTNYDQYRDIIVAAGHKINFGGTLMALEA; via the coding sequence ATGAAATATGAACAATTGGCGAAAGATATTATTAAAAACGTCGGTGGAAGAGAGAATGTCAACAGTGTTGTCCATTGTGTAACGCGATTACGGTTTAAATTAAAAGATGAAAGTAAAGCGAATACAGACATACTAAAGAACATGGAAGATGTTATCACTGTTATGAAAAGCGGCGGGCAATATCAGGTAGTAATTGGAAATCATGTACCTGAGGTATATAAAGCGGTTGTAGAAGTTGGGAATTTTCAATCTAATTCATCTTTAGTAGAAGAAGATTCAGGAGAGAAGCAAGGACTTTTTAATAAATTTATAGATTTGATTTCTGGTATTTTTGCTCCGACGCTAGGTGTATTAGCAGCAACTGGTATGATAAAAGGGGTAAATGCTTTATTTGTAGCATTGGGCTGGTATGCAAATACATCAGGGACATACCATATTCTTAATGCCGTTGGGGATTCCTTATTTTACTTCTTCCCTATTTTCTTAGGATATACAGCAATGAAGAAATTTGGTGGTAATCCTTTTATTGGAATGGCAATCGGAGCTGCATTAGTTTATCCGACATTATCCGGATTGACTGCAGGTGATCCGCTGTACACCTTATTTGCAGGAACACTTTTTGAATCGCCAATTCATATAACATTTCTTGGAATACCGGTCATTTTAATGTCTTATTCTTCTTCTGTAATTCCTATAATAATTGCAACCTATGTTGGATCAAAGCTAGAAAAGTGGTTCGCGCAAGTAATTCCAGCAGTTGTTAAAACTTTCTTAGTACCTTTCCTTACGTTGTTAATTAGTGTACCATTAACATTTATTTTTATTGGCCCAATTGCAACTTGGTTAGGTAAGCTATTAGGAGAATTGACTCTGTGGGTCTATGATTTAAGCCCGATTATTACAGGTATTGTAGTTGGTGGTTTGTGGCAAGTATTTGTTATGTTTGGCTTGCATTGGGGATTAATTCCGATTGCTTACAATAATATTGCAGTACATGGCAGTGATTATATCTTAGCATTTAATTCAGCAACATCTTTAGCAACAGCTGGGGTTGTGTTAGGTGTTTTAGTCCGTACAAAGCAAAAAAAATATAAAACATTAAGTATTCCAGCTTTTATCTCCGCGATATTTGGTGTTTCCGAGCCTGCTATTTATGGAATTACCCTGCCGTTAAAAAGACCATTTATTATTACCCTTATTACTTCTGCTATAGGTGGATGTATTATGGGAATTATGGGAACAAAGGCATATACAATGGGAGGACTTGGTATTTTTGGTTTGCCGACCAAAATTAACCCCACTGATGGCTTCGATATGGGATTCTGGGGAGCAGTCCTCGCGATGACATCCAATTTAATAGTAGGGTTTATTCTAACATACTTATTTGGCATCGATAAGAATAAAGAAAAAGAAGAATTAGCAAAACAAGAACAAGCTGCAAAGGAAAAAGAAAGTCCAAACAATCCGCAAGGTACTGCTAGTAATGAAGAAATATATAGCCCTCTTAAGGGAGAAGTAAGAATGTTAGCAGATGTAGAGGATGCAGCATTTTCTTCGGGGACACTTGGAAAAGGGGTTGCCATTAATCCCGCAGAAGGAAAATTAATATCGCCGGTGGGCGGAACAGTTACGGCCCTCTTTCCTACGAAACATGCTATCGGGATTACAACAGACGCAGGAGCGGAAATTTTAATTCATATAGGAATGGATACGGTACAATTAGGAGGGAATTACTTCACAGCTTATGTTAAAGATGGAGATCGAGTAGAAAAGGGGCAATTATTAATAGAATTTGATATGGATAAAATCCAAGAATCAGGTTATTCATTAATTACGCCAGTTGTTGTTACTAACTATGATCAGTACAGAGATATAATAGTTGCAGCCGGACACAAGATTAATTTTGGCGGAACCTTAATGGCGCTAGAAGCCTAA
- a CDS encoding anaerobic sulfatase maturase, translating into MIHSPIAAPLTTVLLKTVSEACNLACDYCYYSKCENKSTIQTFDLDVLEKFIKEYSSYSNGFMTFVWQGGEPLLAGLPFFEKVIELQKKYGKNGSIISNSLQTNATLITKEWADFFKEYNFLIGVSIDGPKEIHNKRRPNRGGQGSFAQVMRGISHLKAAGVEFNILTVVHEDNVLKGQELMAFYKEEDFRYIQFIPCMDFQSQDIDAPGKFLITPKEYGKFLCDVFDVWFNDGSPETSIRFFDEYLSVSLHQQAALCTHRKTCPKTLILESNGDAYPCDFYITEDLRLGNIGEDSLTDILSSPIYNTFLTKKEDLAERCLDCEFLSFCHGGCPRNRNWTEDANYDYFCESFKIIYQYSSDRMNRLTRTIKSQWKQQLIREGHPLPDRNSLCFCGSGKKYKKCCALLTV; encoded by the coding sequence ATGATTCATTCTCCAATAGCAGCACCCTTAACTACTGTACTTTTAAAAACGGTATCAGAGGCTTGCAACCTGGCTTGTGATTATTGCTATTACAGTAAGTGTGAAAATAAGAGTACAATTCAAACATTCGATTTAGACGTTTTAGAAAAATTTATAAAGGAGTATTCCTCCTATAGCAATGGATTTATGACTTTTGTGTGGCAAGGTGGTGAACCTTTATTAGCAGGGCTTCCCTTTTTTGAGAAAGTAATTGAGTTACAAAAGAAATATGGCAAAAATGGGTCAATTATTAGTAACTCCTTGCAGACAAATGCGACCCTTATTACAAAAGAATGGGCTGATTTCTTTAAGGAATATAATTTTCTAATTGGGGTAAGTATTGATGGTCCTAAAGAAATACACAATAAAAGACGGCCAAATAGAGGGGGACAAGGCAGTTTTGCGCAAGTAATGCGCGGGATTTCTCATTTAAAAGCAGCAGGTGTGGAGTTTAATATTCTAACGGTTGTCCATGAAGATAATGTCTTAAAAGGTCAAGAATTAATGGCTTTTTATAAGGAAGAGGATTTCCGTTATATTCAGTTCATTCCTTGTATGGATTTTCAATCTCAAGATATAGATGCACCTGGAAAATTTTTAATTACTCCAAAAGAATATGGAAAATTCTTATGTGATGTCTTCGATGTTTGGTTCAATGATGGTAGCCCTGAAACTTCTATTCGTTTTTTTGATGAATATTTAAGTGTATCCTTGCATCAGCAGGCTGCCTTATGCACACATCGAAAAACTTGTCCCAAAACACTAATACTAGAATCAAATGGCGATGCCTATCCATGTGATTTTTATATCACAGAAGATCTTCGGTTAGGAAACATCGGAGAAGATAGCCTAACTGATATCTTATCAAGCCCTATCTATAATACATTCCTAACTAAGAAAGAGGATTTAGCTGAAAGATGCCTTGATTGTGAGTTCTTATCATTCTGCCATGGAGGATGTCCCCGAAATCGTAATTGGACAGAAGATGCTAATTATGATTACTTTTGCGAAAGTTTTAAGATCATCTACCAATATTCATCTGACCGGATGAATAGATTAACTAGGACCATTAAAAGCCAATGGAAACAGCAATTGATAAGAGAAGGTCATCCTCTCCCAGACCGTAATAGTTTATGTTTTTGCGGAAGTGGTAAAAAATACAAAAAATGTTGTGCGCTGCTCACTGTTTAG